The following are from one region of the Rhipicephalus microplus isolate Deutch F79 chromosome 1, USDA_Rmic, whole genome shotgun sequence genome:
- the LOC142802860 gene encoding uncharacterized protein LOC142802860 isoform X1, with the protein MMLTNNAQLLVQSCVFYVSVLFLASCTKQPRLLFLLQAPQQRSGDFALAMCTLLPVSVSVTGATPSSQPGSSDSPHPYGQKELPKRVDKPPTSDAPSRAEVAQSESGSAVSVPPEIAGEHSMPAPQSSPAPTKVLLLCPASSKDGKAVADSRNADAGSSSEIRTGKIESAVSSQRRETSVPNLKAMPRKSSLARRHSQTLSNTEKRAHFSEAPIIELVLLSLTQFSSTRKNAAMTLMAAAAASVTIVLAAILLYLSVHKDNEEDTPEPGGCTNADCRYHAAFITNRLNLSLDPCHDFAAFACSAWTPPPTWLHREFPSARDDVVLAWARDFENILATGSR; encoded by the exons ATGATGTTAACTAATAATGCACAGTTGCTAGTCCAGTCGTGTGTGTTTTATGTGAGTGTTTTATTTTTAGCGTCATGTACCAAGCAACCCAGACTTTTATTTCTTTTGCAGGCTCCCCAGCAGAGATCTGGCGATTTCGCTTTGGCAATGTGCACGCTGCTGCCGGTGTCGGTCTCGGTTACCGGCGCCACACCTTCCTCGCAGCCGGGCTCCAGCGACAGCCCTCATCCCTATGGCCAGAAAGAGCTCCCAAAGAG AGTCGACAAGCCCCCGACTTCAGATGCACCTTCGAGAGCCGAAGTGGCACAGTCGGAGTCGGGGTCTGCAGTTTCTGTTCCACCCGAGATCGCAGGGGAACATTCGATGCCGGCCCCGCAGTCGTCTCCGGCCCCCACCAAAGTCCTGCTTCTGTGCCCGGCCTCTTCGAAGGACGGCAAGGCGGTGGCAGATTCGCGCAACGCCGATGCTGGGTCGTCATCCGAGATCAGGACGGGCAAGATCGAATCCGCTGTGTCCAGCCAACGGCGGGAGACGTCTGTGCCGAACCTGAAGGCAATGCCTCGAAAATCATCTCTGGCCCGACGGCACAGTCAGACGCTCTCCAACACGGAGAAGCGCGCGCACTTCAGCGAGGCCCCAATTATCGAACTG GTGCTGCTGAGTCTGACGCAGTTCTCATCCACCAGAAAGAACGCGGCGATGACACTGATGGCGGCGGCCGCAGCGTCGGTAACTATCGTGCTCGCCGCCATTTTGCTCTACCTCTCAGTGCACAAGGACAATGAGGAAGACACCCCCGAGCCAGGAGGGTGCACCAACGCCGACTGCCGTTACCACGCGGCGTTCATCACCAACCGCCTAAACCTGAGCCTGGACCCGTGCCACGACTTCGCCGCGTTCGCCTGCTCGGCCTGGACGCCTCCGCCGACGTGGTTGCACCGGGAGTTCCCTTCGGCGCGCGACGACGTCGTCCTCGCCTGGGCGCGCGACTTCGAAAATATCCTGGCCACGGGCTCCAGGTAG
- the LOC142766051 gene encoding neprilysin-2-like, with amino-acid sequence MLMFRACAYDTSSQRDASALLMLRQFMAQRGIPWPSKQSSLAVRPLGVLIDLAYKWQVPLWFSVRFARKSLKISIPPAVIIAPSSYTLVWFSLHRDIVRRGAFQNHWRRLYDALSDAPNASDSNAQRAQHTADVDSTVLGELAKALTNGSEPSDEGKLRNVSQQFTPNINYTEWRHQLQEHVLPIIDGNYLLRVYNSAVLRATDALFSRFTEDTLLENMGWFFARLFAPLADPSLLRDRYGAPHSGEEELPLFCAAQVEALFRLLVISLYTVPRFSPALRDDVDQLLDAIREMAVDKVSGLPWLDKRSKQRAEHKLRKAGTVLWPPDNMLSGEGLATVYSKVRQPSGTSWTVVDAWVQGREAINSLDKSEHDVVMHMPANMELPLVEYDYLRNEVRVSVQALSRPVFYFEGTRAMLYGGLGFLYAAEVVRALDADGALRDAYGVLVSNGSWLSPAWTEAVLDREECLPEPGGYFPEIPALEVAYASLEKSLVSSGERMRTAQSAFSERRLFYVTLCYLMCANQTLQPQRRPFAGDCNKAVANFPRFAEDFGCSADARMRRERPCVFFG; translated from the coding sequence ATGCTGATGTTCCGCGCCTGCGCGTACGACACATCGTCTCAGCGTGACGCATCTGCTCTGCTGATGCTGAGGCAATTCATGGCCCAGCGAGGCATTCCGTGGCCCTCCAAGCAGTCCTCCCTGGCAGTCAGACCTTTGGGCGTACTCATCGACCTGGCGTACAAGTGGCAGGTGCCCTTGTGGTTTAGCGTGCGTTTCGCTCGCAAAAGCCTTAAGATCAGCATTCCGCCAGCCGTGATCATTGCACCGAGCTCCTACACACTCGTGTGGTTCAGTCTGCACAGGGACATCGTCAGGAGGGGCGCCTTTCAAAACCACTGGCGCAGGCTGTACGACGCCCTGTCCGACGCCCCGAACGCCAGCGACTCCAACGCCCAACGCGCCCAACACACCGCTGATGTCGATTCGACCGTGCTAGGGGAGCTTGCCAAAGCTCTGACTAATGGCAGCGAGCCCAGCGACGAAGGGAAGCTGCGAAACGTGAGCCAACAGTTCACACCGAACATCAACTACACCGAGTGGCGCCATCAGCTTCAGGAGCACGTGCTGCCGATCATCGACGGCAACTACCTGCTACGAGTCTACAACAGCGCCGTTCTCAGGGCAACGGATGCACTTTTTTCCCGCTTCACCGAAGACACGCTGCTGGAAAACATGGGCTGGTTCTTCGCCCGTCTCTTCGCACCACTCGCTGACCCGTCGCTGCTCCGAGACCGGTACGGGGCGCCCCACTCTGGCGAAGAGGAGCTGCCGCTGTTCTGCGCAGCCCAGGTCGAGGCACTGTTCCGGCTACTCGTCATCTCACTGTACACGGTGCCACGCTTCTCACCGGCGCTGCGCGATGATGTCGACCAGCTGCTTGACGCCATCCGGGAAATGGCCGTTGACAAAGTGAGCGGGCTCCCGTGGCTGGACAAAAGGTCCAAGCAGCGCGCAGAACATAAGCTCCGTAAGGCGGGCACCGTGCTGTGGCCCCCGGACAACATGTTGAGTGGTGAGGGGCTTGCGACCGTATACTCAAAGGTGAGGCAGCCGAGTGGCACTTCGTGGACCGTTGTGGACGCCTGGGTCCAAGGCAGGGAGGCGATCAACAGTCTGGACAAGAGCGAGCACGACGTAGTGATGCATATGCCGGCTAACATGGAGCTACCGCTCGTCGAGTACGATTACCTGCGCAACGAGGTGCGCGTGTCGGTGCAGGCACTGTCGCGTCCCGTCTTTTACTTCGAGGGCACACGAGCCATGCTCTACGGCGGTCTGGGGTTCCTGTATGCCGCCGAGGTCGTACGAGCGCTGGACGCCGACGGCGCGCTACGCGATGCCTACGGCGTGCTTGTCTCAAACGGGTCCTGGCTATCACCTGCGTGGACTGAAGCTGTCCTGGACCGCGAGGAATGCCTGCCAGAGCCTGGCGGTTACTTCCCCGAGATCCCGGCCCTCGAGGTGGCATACGCGTCTCTCGAGAAGTCACTCGTTTCCTCGGGCGAGCGGATGCGCACGGCTCAGTCGGCTTTCTCCGAGCGCCGGCTCTTTTACGTGACACTGTGCTACTTGATGTGCGCCAACCAGACGCTCCAGCCTCAGAGGCGTCCCTTTGCGGGAGACTGTAACAAGGCGGTGGCCAACTTCCCGCGCTTCGCCGAAGACTTTGGGTGCAGCGCGGACGCCAGGATGAGGCGCGAGAGGCCCTGCGTGTTTTTTGGCTGA
- the LOC142802860 gene encoding uncharacterized protein LOC142802860 isoform X2, whose product MCTLLPVSVSVTGATPSSQPGSSDSPHPYGQKELPKRVDKPPTSDAPSRAEVAQSESGSAVSVPPEIAGEHSMPAPQSSPAPTKVLLLCPASSKDGKAVADSRNADAGSSSEIRTGKIESAVSSQRRETSVPNLKAMPRKSSLARRHSQTLSNTEKRAHFSEAPIIELVLLSLTQFSSTRKNAAMTLMAAAAASVTIVLAAILLYLSVHKDNEEDTPEPGGCTNADCRYHAAFITNRLNLSLDPCHDFAAFACSAWTPPPTWLHREFPSARDDVVLAWARDFENILATGSR is encoded by the exons ATGTGCACGCTGCTGCCGGTGTCGGTCTCGGTTACCGGCGCCACACCTTCCTCGCAGCCGGGCTCCAGCGACAGCCCTCATCCCTATGGCCAGAAAGAGCTCCCAAAGAG AGTCGACAAGCCCCCGACTTCAGATGCACCTTCGAGAGCCGAAGTGGCACAGTCGGAGTCGGGGTCTGCAGTTTCTGTTCCACCCGAGATCGCAGGGGAACATTCGATGCCGGCCCCGCAGTCGTCTCCGGCCCCCACCAAAGTCCTGCTTCTGTGCCCGGCCTCTTCGAAGGACGGCAAGGCGGTGGCAGATTCGCGCAACGCCGATGCTGGGTCGTCATCCGAGATCAGGACGGGCAAGATCGAATCCGCTGTGTCCAGCCAACGGCGGGAGACGTCTGTGCCGAACCTGAAGGCAATGCCTCGAAAATCATCTCTGGCCCGACGGCACAGTCAGACGCTCTCCAACACGGAGAAGCGCGCGCACTTCAGCGAGGCCCCAATTATCGAACTG GTGCTGCTGAGTCTGACGCAGTTCTCATCCACCAGAAAGAACGCGGCGATGACACTGATGGCGGCGGCCGCAGCGTCGGTAACTATCGTGCTCGCCGCCATTTTGCTCTACCTCTCAGTGCACAAGGACAATGAGGAAGACACCCCCGAGCCAGGAGGGTGCACCAACGCCGACTGCCGTTACCACGCGGCGTTCATCACCAACCGCCTAAACCTGAGCCTGGACCCGTGCCACGACTTCGCCGCGTTCGCCTGCTCGGCCTGGACGCCTCCGCCGACGTGGTTGCACCGGGAGTTCCCTTCGGCGCGCGACGACGTCGTCCTCGCCTGGGCGCGCGACTTCGAAAATATCCTGGCCACGGGCTCCAGGTAG